One segment of Thunnus thynnus chromosome 19, fThuThy2.1, whole genome shotgun sequence DNA contains the following:
- the orai1b gene encoding calcium release-activated calcium channel protein 1 has protein sequence MSFEKRDMSLNEHSLQALSWRKLYLSRAKLKASSRTSALLSGFAMVAMVEVQLDNSYPYPPALLIAFSACTTVLVAVHLFALMVSTCILPNIEAVSNVHNLNSVKESPHERMHRHIELAWAFSTVIGTLLFLAEVVLLCWVKFLPVKPNKSSNNTVSSGVAAAITSTSIMVPFGLVFIVFAVHFYRSLVSHKTDRQFQELEELSNLTRLQNELDNRGESSILQSPSSHFP, from the exons ATGTCTTTTGAAAAGCGCGACATGAGTCTGAACGAGCATTCACTGCAAGCATTGTCCTGGAGGAAGCTCTACCTGAGCCGGGCTAAATTGAAGGCTTCTAGCCGGACATCAGCTCTGCTTTCTGGATTCGCTATG GTGGCTATGGTAGAAGTGCAGCTAGACAACAGCTATCCTTACCCACCTGCTCTCCTTATTGCCTTCAGTGCCTGCACCACTGTGCTTGTGGCTGTTCACCTGTTCGCTCTGATGGTTAGCACCTGCATTCTGCCCAATATAGAGGCTGTCAGCAACGTCCACAACCTCAACTCTGTGAAGGAGTCTCCGCACGAGCGAATGCACCGGCACATTGAACTTGCGTGGGCTTTTTCTACTGTTATTGGTACTTTGCTCTTCCTGGCTGAGGTGGTCCTACTCTGCTGGGTCAAATTTTTGCCTGTGAAGCCCAACAAGTCCAGCAATAATACAGTTTCATCCGGTGTGGCTGCTGCTATTACCTCCACCTCTATTATGGTCCCCTTTGGTTTAGTCTTCATAGTCTTTGCTGTGCATTTCTACCGCTCTTTGGTCAGCCACAAGACTGACAGACAGTTccaggagctggaggagctATCTAACCTCACCAGGTTACAAAACGAGCTGGACAACAGAGGGGAATCTTCCATCTTGCAGTCTCCAAGTTCGCATTTCCCATAG
- the tmem120b gene encoding transmembrane protein 120B, producing MFYDMRMLHTAQLKRSGQSACVRRVREAVLFAASPTVTTMSKPKFQTEWEEIDDEYQQLQETHKIYRQKLEELTNLQATCSSAISKQRKCLKDLRQSLKKCAQACDEKQLELITDIKTQIKEKENVFFDMEAYLPKKNGLYLNLVLGNVNVTLLSNQAKFAYKDEYEKFKLYMTIILMFGAITCLFFLNCRVTDEIFNFLLVWYYCTLTIRESILMSNGSRIKGWWVSHHYVSTFLSGVMLTWPEGPMYQMFRSQFLAFSIYQSFVQFLQYYYQSGCLYRLRALGERNQLDLTVEGFQSWMWRGLTFLLPFLFFGHFWQLYNSVSLFRLAGHEDCKEWQVFMLALTFLVLFLGNFLTTVKVVHQKVQKNQEKVQKND from the exons ATGTTTTACGATATGCGCATGCTCCACACAGCCCAATTAAAAAGGAGCGGACAGTCAGCTTGTGTGAGGAGAGTCAGAGAAGCCGTCCTCTTCGCCGCATCACCCACTGTTACCACGATGTCTAAACCGAAGTTTCAGACGGAGTGGGAGGAAATTGACGATGAATATCAACAATTACAg GAAACTCACAAAATATACAGACAAAAGCTTGAGGAGCTCACCAACCTCCAAGCAACATGCAGCAGTGCCATcagtaaacagagaaaatgcCTCAAAGACTTGAGGCAAAGCTTGAAAAA gTGTGCACAAGCATGTGATGAAAAGCAACTCGAACTAATAActgacatcaaaacacaaatcaaagagaaagaaaacgtGTTCTTTGATATGGAAGCATATTTGCCAAAGAAGAACGG actCTACCTGAATTTAGTCCTGGGCAATGTGAACGTAACGCTTCTCAGCAACCAGGCAAA ATTTGCCTACAAAGACGAGTATGAGAAGTTCAAGCTTTATATGACAATAATCCTGATGTTTGGAGCCATAACCTGCCTCTTCTTTCTCAACTGTCG tGTCACTGATGAAATCTTCAACTTTTTGTTGGTGTGGTACTATTGCACATTGACGATAAGGGAAAGCATCCTCATGAGCAATGGCTCCAG gaTTAAAGGATGGTGGGTTTCTCACCATTATGTGTCCACCTTTCTGTCAGGTGTGATGCTTACCTG GCCAGAGGGGCCCATGTATCAGATGTTCAGAAGTCAGTTCCTTGCTTTCTCCATCTATCAGA GTTTTGTCCAGTTCCTCCAGTATTACTACCAGAGCGGCTGCTTGTACAGGCTGCGAGCTCTGGGTGAGAGGAATCAGCTGGACCTCACAGTGG AGGGATTTCAGTCCTGGATGTGGAGAGGCCTCACTTTTCTTTTGCCATTCCTCTTTTTTGGCCAT TTTTGGCAGCTGTACAATTCGGTGAGCCTGTTTCGCTTGGCAGGACATGAGGATTGTAAGGAGTGGCAG gtgtttATGCTGGCGCTGACATTTCTCGTCTTATTCCTGGGAAATTTTCTCACCACGGTAAAAGTCGTCCACCAAAAAGTTCAGAAAAACCAGGAAAAGGTGCAAAAAAATGACTGA
- the morn3 gene encoding MORN repeat-containing protein 3, which translates to MPYVKTSHKNPPFSTLLDIKSQKCGLRRTVFSVTGNEYTGEWQNNQKHGKGTQVWKKSGAIYNGEWKFGKRDGYGTYSVLLPETKEYVRKYCGGWKNGKKHGYGTYFYSNSAVYEGEWSEGLRCGWGRMYHESGDIYEGEWMKDKNHGQGIIRFANGSWYEGTWRDGKKNGNGKFYYPDKGQLYEGFWVDGVAKCGTLSDFGRDEAPTPTKYPIPQIHLVDMQMVLREAQSAYLDQC; encoded by the exons ATGCCATATGTTAAAACATCTCACAAAAATCCGCCATTCTCAACACTGTTGGATATTAAGTCACAGAAATGTGGACTGCGCCGAACAGTTTTCTCGGTCACTGGGAATGAATACACTGGGGAGTGGCAGAACAACCAGAAGCATG GGAAGGGAACTCAGGTGTGGAAGAAGTCTGGTGCCATTTATAATGGAGAGTGGAAATTTGGAAAACGTGATGGATATGGCACCTACAGTGTACTACTCCCAGAAACAAAGGAGTATGTACGGAAGTACTGTGGTGGatggaaaaatggaaagaagCAT GGGTATGGCACGTACTTCTACAGTAACTCAGCAGTTTATGAAGGTGAGTGGAGTGAGGGTCTCCGGTGCGGCTGGGGAAGAATGTACCATGAGAGTGGAGACATCTACGAAGGAGAGTGGATGAAGGATAAGAATCATGGACAGGGCATCATTCGATTTG CAAACGGCAGCTGGTATGAAGGCACCTGGAGGGATGGCAAGAAGAACGGCAATGGAAAGTTCTACTATCCTGACAAAGGCCAGCTATATGAAGGCTTTTGGGTGGATGGAGTAGCAAAATGTGGGACCCTGTCTGATTTCGGAAGGGACGAAGCACCAACACCAACAAAGTATCCCATTCCACAG ataCACCTGGTGGATATGCAGATGGTTTTAAGGGAGGCCCAATCGGCATACCTTGATCAATGTTGA